The following coding sequences are from one Thermostaphylospora chromogena window:
- the efp gene encoding elongation factor P, giving the protein MATTNDLKNGMVLRLEGGELWSVVEFQHVKPGKGGAFVRTKLKNVLSGKVVDKTFNAGVKVEVANVDKREMQYSYLDGDEFVFMDTQTYDMVHVPRETVGSAANYMLENTMVTVAFNEGTALYVELPASVELTVAHTEPGLQGDRSTGGTKPATLETGAEIKVPLFITTGEKVKVDTRTGEYLGRA; this is encoded by the coding sequence GTGGCGACGACGAACGACCTGAAGAACGGCATGGTGCTGCGACTCGAGGGCGGCGAGCTGTGGAGCGTCGTGGAGTTCCAGCACGTCAAGCCCGGAAAGGGCGGCGCGTTCGTCCGCACGAAGCTCAAGAACGTCCTGTCGGGGAAGGTCGTGGACAAGACCTTCAACGCGGGCGTCAAGGTCGAGGTGGCCAACGTCGACAAGCGCGAGATGCAGTACAGCTACCTCGACGGTGACGAGTTCGTGTTCATGGACACCCAGACCTACGACATGGTCCACGTGCCTCGTGAGACGGTCGGCTCCGCCGCCAACTACATGTTGGAGAACACGATGGTCACCGTCGCGTTCAACGAGGGCACCGCGCTGTACGTCGAACTGCCCGCCTCCGTGGAGCTGACCGTGGCGCACACCGAGCCGGGCCTGCAGGGCGACCGTTCCACCGGCGGCACCAAGCCCGCGACCCTGGAGACCGGCGCCGAGATCAAGGTGCCGCTGTTCATCACCACGGGTGAGAAGGTGAAGGTGGACACCCGTACCGGCGAATACCTCGGCCGGGCCTGA
- a CDS encoding AAA family ATPase, with protein MHHRTVKTADIDSPARLAELLERQAYLADEGLATACFLALRMGRPLFLEGEAGVGKTELAKTLAAVLDAPLIRLQCYEGLDAAQALYDWDFPRQLLHLKAAEAAGITDAARLEGELYDRRFLIARPLLKALETQPSVLLVDEIDRGDDEFEAFLLEILSDYTISIPELGTIRAQTPPVVILTSNRTREVHDALKRRCLYHWLEHPSFEREVAILTRRLPGCTQTLAAQVARAAARLRAADLVKPPGIAETLDWTEALLTLGARDLDPDLAAATLGAVLKHREDQAVALKNGLFGGD; from the coding sequence GTGCACCACAGGACGGTCAAAACGGCAGATATAGATTCGCCGGCCCGGCTCGCCGAGCTGCTGGAGCGGCAGGCCTACCTCGCGGACGAAGGACTGGCCACCGCGTGCTTCCTCGCGCTGCGGATGGGCCGCCCGCTCTTCCTGGAGGGGGAGGCGGGCGTCGGCAAGACCGAGCTGGCCAAGACCCTCGCCGCCGTTCTGGACGCGCCGCTGATCCGGCTGCAGTGCTACGAGGGCCTGGACGCCGCCCAAGCCCTGTACGACTGGGACTTCCCCCGCCAGCTCCTCCACCTCAAGGCCGCCGAGGCCGCGGGCATAACCGACGCCGCCCGGCTGGAGGGCGAGCTGTACGACCGTCGGTTCCTCATCGCCCGTCCGCTGCTGAAGGCGCTGGAGACCCAGCCGAGCGTGCTGCTGGTCGACGAGATCGACCGCGGCGACGACGAATTCGAGGCGTTCCTGCTGGAGATCCTCTCCGACTACACGATCTCCATACCCGAGCTGGGCACGATCCGGGCGCAGACCCCGCCGGTGGTGATCCTCACCTCCAACCGGACCCGCGAGGTGCACGACGCGCTCAAGCGGCGCTGCCTGTACCACTGGCTCGAGCACCCGTCCTTCGAGCGCGAGGTGGCGATCCTCACCCGCCGTCTGCCCGGGTGCACTCAGACCCTGGCCGCCCAGGTGGCCCGGGCCGCGGCCCGGCTGCGCGCTGCCGACCTGGTCAAACCGCCGGGTATCGCCGAGACCCTGGACTGGACCGAGGCGCTGCTCACGCTGGGCGCCCGCGATCTCGACCCCGACCTGGCCGCCGCCACCCTGGGCGCGGTGCTCAAACACCGCGAAGATCAGGCCGTGGCCTTGAAGAACGGACTGTTCGGCGGTGACTGA
- the nusB gene encoding transcription antitermination factor NusB, protein MSARGKARRRALDILFESEMRGEDPLKVLAERKERAEPPVNEYTTLVVEGVVRHLPRIDELISTYAEGWTLDRMPAVDRNVLRAGTFELLWMPDVPEGVVISEWVHLAAELSTDDSPQFVNGLLARFKQLKPSLSL, encoded by the coding sequence ATGTCGGCTCGGGGGAAGGCGCGCCGGCGGGCGCTGGACATCCTCTTCGAGTCGGAGATGCGCGGTGAAGATCCGCTGAAGGTCCTCGCCGAGCGGAAGGAGCGGGCCGAGCCGCCCGTCAACGAGTACACGACGCTCGTCGTCGAAGGCGTGGTGCGGCACCTGCCCCGGATCGACGAGCTGATCTCCACCTACGCCGAGGGGTGGACCCTCGACCGCATGCCCGCCGTCGACCGCAACGTGCTGCGTGCGGGCACCTTCGAGCTGCTGTGGATGCCCGACGTGCCCGAGGGCGTCGTCATCAGCGAGTGGGTGCACCTGGCCGCGGAGCTGTCCACCGACGATTCGCCGCAGTTCGTCAACGGCCTGCTGGCCCGCTTCAAACAGCTCAAGCCCAGTCTCAGCCTGTGA
- a CDS encoding VWA domain-containing protein has product MPAVPPDEPLVRPDDLVATVTGFSRTLRAAGVPADHERTQNLLRALEVLDVTDPREVYWAGRVTLCASPDDLPRYDRCFAAYFGGVRGTVTRSTTPAVTVVRHTIPQGGDQGGEPEGEETAMTSASDVEALRHRDVAALTPAERAEIHRMLALLKPGRARRVSRRFAPAHRGRLDERRTIRETLRRGGEVARLRRRVHRTRPRKVVLLVDVSGSMAPYADTLLRFAHALVRSEPRATEVFSVGTRLTRITAELRHRDPGLAMDAVSAAIPDWSGGTRLGEELKEFLTLHQARGAIVVIASDGWERGSADLLGAQMARLSRLAHRVVWVNPHKGHAGYQPLTAGMRAALPYVDDFVAGHSLAAFEDLAGRLRDA; this is encoded by the coding sequence ATGCCTGCCGTCCCCCCTGATGAACCGCTCGTGCGCCCGGACGACCTGGTCGCCACGGTGACCGGGTTCTCCCGGACGCTGCGCGCCGCGGGGGTCCCCGCCGACCACGAGCGCACCCAGAACCTGCTGCGCGCCCTGGAGGTCCTCGACGTGACCGATCCACGCGAGGTCTACTGGGCGGGCCGGGTCACGCTCTGCGCCTCCCCCGACGACCTGCCCCGCTACGACCGCTGCTTCGCCGCCTACTTCGGCGGCGTGCGCGGCACCGTCACGCGTTCCACGACGCCCGCCGTGACCGTCGTCCGGCACACGATCCCGCAGGGCGGCGACCAAGGCGGCGAGCCCGAGGGCGAGGAGACCGCGATGACCAGCGCCAGTGACGTCGAGGCGCTGCGTCACCGCGACGTGGCGGCGCTCACCCCGGCCGAGCGGGCCGAGATCCACCGCATGCTGGCCCTGCTGAAACCGGGACGGGCGCGGCGCGTGTCCCGGCGCTTCGCTCCGGCGCACCGGGGACGGCTGGACGAGCGCCGCACCATCCGGGAGACCCTGCGCCGGGGCGGCGAGGTCGCCCGGCTGCGCCGCCGCGTCCACCGCACCCGTCCGCGCAAGGTCGTCCTGCTCGTGGACGTCAGCGGCTCCATGGCCCCCTACGCCGACACCCTGCTGCGGTTCGCGCACGCACTGGTCCGGTCCGAGCCGCGGGCCACGGAGGTGTTCAGCGTCGGCACCCGCCTCACCCGCATCACCGCGGAGCTGCGCCACCGCGATCCCGGCCTGGCCATGGACGCGGTGTCGGCGGCGATCCCGGACTGGAGCGGCGGCACCAGGCTCGGCGAGGAGCTGAAGGAGTTCCTCACCCTGCACCAGGCGCGCGGAGCGATCGTGGTGATCGCCTCCGACGGCTGGGAGCGCGGGTCGGCCGATCTGCTCGGCGCGCAGATGGCCCGGCTGTCGCGGCTCGCCCACCGGGTGGTGTGGGTCAACCCGCACAAGGGGCACGCGGGCTACCAGCCGCTCACCGCCGGGATGCGGGCGGCCCTGCCGTACGTCGACGACTTCGTGGCGGGACACAGCCTGGCCGCGTTCGAGGATCTCGCCGGGAGGCTTCGCGATGCGTGA
- a CDS encoding nucleotidyltransferase family protein, with protein sequence MALPEASRATARDRPAGLLLAAGEGARLGTPKALVVLGGERLVDRGVRVLREGGCNPVLVVLGAAVVPVRGAVVVRNPDWRTGMGSSLRTGLAALPPEAEHVLIALVDQPGVGAEAVRRLVAAAHSGARVAVATYGGARRNPVLIAREHFDEVAATAVGDTGARAFLRAHPELVTEVPCDDVADPADIDTPDDLLRAGG encoded by the coding sequence ATGGCTCTTCCCGAGGCTTCACGCGCCACCGCCCGTGACCGGCCCGCGGGGCTCCTGCTCGCCGCGGGGGAGGGCGCGCGTCTGGGCACGCCCAAGGCCCTGGTGGTGCTGGGAGGGGAGCGGCTGGTGGACAGGGGCGTGCGCGTCCTGCGCGAAGGCGGCTGCAATCCGGTGCTCGTCGTGCTCGGCGCCGCCGTCGTGCCGGTCCGCGGCGCGGTCGTGGTGCGCAACCCGGACTGGCGTACCGGCATGGGCTCCTCGCTGCGGACGGGACTGGCCGCCCTGCCCCCCGAGGCCGAGCACGTGCTGATCGCACTGGTCGACCAGCCGGGCGTGGGAGCGGAGGCGGTACGGCGGCTGGTCGCGGCGGCGCACTCCGGAGCGCGAGTGGCGGTCGCCACCTACGGCGGGGCGCGGCGCAACCCCGTCCTGATCGCCCGTGAGCACTTCGACGAGGTCGCCGCCACGGCGGTCGGCGACACCGGGGCGCGGGCCTTCCTGCGCGCTCACCCCGAGCTGGTCACCGAGGTCCCCTGCGACGACGTGGCCGACCCCGCCGACATCGACACCCCGGACGACCTGCTGCGCGCCGGCGGCTGA
- a CDS encoding LLM class F420-dependent oxidoreductase yields MRIGMALDYAGDFKQTVEALTDYEKAGLEIVFVAEAYSFDAVSQMGYIAAKTERLHIASGILPIYSRTPALLAMTAAGMDYVSGGRFVLGIGASGPQVIEGFHGVPYTAPLARTREIVEICRKVWRRERLVYEGRHYTLPLPPGQGTGLGKPLKLINHPVRERIPIVVAAIGPKNVEMTAEIAEGWEPIFYLPEKAAAVWGEALAAGKARRDPALGELDVIAQAPLAIGDDAADLIDLGRPMAALYIGGMGAKGRNFYNDLARRYGYEEEAERIQDLYLEGKKDEAAALVPRELLEKTSLIGPEGFVRDRLAALRESGVTTLNVTPIAPTREERIKLIEKVRELA; encoded by the coding sequence ATGCGCATCGGGATGGCCCTCGACTACGCCGGGGACTTCAAGCAGACCGTGGAGGCGCTCACCGACTACGAGAAGGCGGGCCTGGAGATCGTCTTCGTCGCCGAGGCGTACAGCTTCGACGCGGTCAGCCAGATGGGGTACATCGCGGCCAAGACCGAACGGCTGCACATCGCCTCCGGCATCCTGCCGATCTACTCCCGCACCCCGGCGCTGCTGGCCATGACCGCGGCCGGCATGGACTACGTCTCCGGCGGGCGGTTCGTCCTCGGGATCGGCGCCTCGGGGCCGCAGGTGATCGAGGGGTTCCACGGCGTGCCGTACACCGCGCCGCTGGCCCGCACCCGGGAGATCGTGGAGATCTGCCGCAAGGTGTGGCGGCGCGAACGGCTGGTGTACGAGGGCAGGCACTACACGCTTCCCCTGCCCCCGGGGCAGGGCACCGGCCTGGGCAAGCCGCTCAAGCTGATCAACCACCCGGTGCGTGAACGCATCCCGATCGTCGTGGCCGCCATCGGGCCGAAGAACGTCGAGATGACGGCCGAGATCGCCGAGGGCTGGGAACCGATCTTCTACCTGCCGGAGAAGGCCGCCGCGGTCTGGGGGGAGGCCCTGGCCGCGGGCAAGGCCCGGCGCGATCCCGCCCTGGGCGAGCTGGACGTGATCGCGCAGGCGCCCCTGGCCATCGGCGACGACGCGGCCGACCTGATCGACCTGGGCCGTCCGATGGCCGCGCTCTACATCGGCGGCATGGGCGCCAAGGGCCGCAACTTCTACAACGACCTGGCCCGCCGCTACGGCTACGAGGAGGAGGCCGAACGGATCCAGGACCTCTACCTGGAGGGGAAGAAGGACGAGGCCGCCGCGCTCGTGCCCCGGGAGCTGCTGGAGAAGACATCGCTGATCGGGCCGGAGGGGTTCGTCCGCGACCGCCTGGCGGCCCTGCGCGAGTCCGGCGTCACCACGCTCAACGTCACCCCGATCGCCCCCACCCGCGAGGAGCGGATCAAGCTCATCGAGAAGGTGCGCGAGCTGGCCTGA
- a CDS encoding XdhC family protein, with translation MRDVLTQIVRWWEAGEKFGLATVVNTFRSAPRPPGASMAVLGEEAVGSVSGGCVEGAVYELARAVAASGEPVLQRYGVSDDDAFSVGLTCGGIIDILVEPVSRDTYPQLGEIAASIASGEPVAVATVISGPGEIGARRVIWPDRGSGSLGPRRLDDAVDDDARGMLAQGSTGVRRYGPQGERRLDDLQVFVHSFAPPPRMLVFGAIDFAAAVARIGKFLGYHVVVCDARPVFATRKRFPEADEVVVMWPHDYLTSVQVDERTVIAVLTHDPKFDVPLLEVALRTPAGYVGAMGSRRTHEDRLARLREAGLTEAELSRLRSPIGLDLGARTPEETAVAIAAELIQLRWGGSGRPLRETTGRIHGEP, from the coding sequence ATGCGTGATGTGCTGACTCAGATCGTCCGCTGGTGGGAGGCGGGGGAGAAGTTCGGCCTGGCCACCGTGGTGAACACCTTCCGCAGCGCCCCTCGCCCGCCGGGCGCGTCCATGGCCGTGCTCGGCGAGGAGGCCGTGGGCAGCGTCTCCGGCGGCTGCGTGGAGGGGGCGGTCTACGAACTGGCCCGTGCCGTGGCCGCGTCCGGCGAGCCCGTCCTGCAGCGGTACGGCGTCAGCGACGACGACGCCTTCAGCGTCGGCCTCACCTGCGGCGGGATCATCGACATCCTGGTGGAACCGGTCTCCAGGGACACCTATCCGCAGCTGGGAGAGATCGCGGCGTCGATCGCCTCGGGGGAGCCGGTGGCGGTCGCCACCGTCATCTCCGGACCGGGCGAGATCGGCGCCCGGCGGGTGATCTGGCCGGACCGCGGCTCGGGCTCGCTGGGACCGCGGCGGCTGGACGACGCGGTGGACGACGACGCGCGCGGCATGCTCGCCCAGGGGTCGACGGGGGTGCGCAGATACGGCCCGCAGGGGGAGCGGCGCCTGGACGACCTGCAGGTGTTCGTGCACTCCTTCGCGCCGCCGCCGCGGATGCTCGTCTTCGGCGCCATCGACTTCGCCGCCGCGGTGGCCAGGATCGGCAAGTTCCTCGGCTACCACGTCGTCGTCTGCGACGCCCGGCCGGTGTTCGCCACGCGCAAGCGGTTCCCCGAAGCCGACGAGGTGGTGGTCATGTGGCCGCACGACTACCTGACCTCGGTCCAGGTGGACGAGCGCACGGTGATCGCGGTGCTCACCCACGACCCGAAGTTCGACGTGCCGCTGCTGGAGGTGGCGCTGCGCACGCCGGCGGGGTACGTGGGCGCGATGGGCTCGCGCCGTACCCACGAGGACCGGTTGGCGCGGCTGCGCGAGGCCGGGCTCACCGAGGCCGAGCTGTCCCGGCTGCGCTCGCCGATCGGGCTGGACCTCGGCGCGAGGACCCCCGAGGAGACGGCGGTGGCGATCGCGGCCGAGCTGATCCAGCTGCGCTGGGGCGGCTCCGGCCGCCCGCTGAGGGAGACGACCGGCCGCATCCACGGGGAGCCCTGA